In Plantibacter sp. PA-3-X8, one DNA window encodes the following:
- a CDS encoding LON peptidase substrate-binding domain-containing protein — translation MTDSFSAEPWASGLPVLELPMFPLGSVLFPHMPLALRLFEERYLTMLAHLLEAEDPAFGVVLIERGRETGGGEHRFRTGTVAEIVEVDGGEGFVAVIAEGGQRFEVTDWLPDDPYPRAEIRTLDDLEWDERWEQLRDETEAAVRRSLAVASEFSEQQWASVVELADDPLESSWQLAGIAPVSELDQMRFLSAGSLEELLVGVRDRATEAGEAFIAGGIADADDEDWDILGG, via the coding sequence ATGACCGACTCCTTCAGTGCCGAGCCCTGGGCGTCCGGCCTCCCGGTCCTCGAGCTGCCGATGTTCCCGCTCGGCTCTGTGCTGTTCCCGCACATGCCGCTCGCCCTGCGGCTCTTCGAGGAGCGCTACCTGACCATGCTCGCCCACCTGCTCGAGGCCGAGGACCCGGCGTTCGGCGTGGTGCTCATCGAGCGCGGGCGCGAGACGGGAGGCGGTGAGCACCGCTTCCGGACGGGGACCGTGGCGGAGATCGTCGAGGTCGACGGCGGCGAGGGCTTCGTGGCGGTGATCGCCGAGGGCGGTCAGCGCTTCGAGGTGACCGACTGGCTGCCGGACGACCCGTACCCACGCGCCGAGATCCGCACGCTCGACGACCTGGAGTGGGACGAGCGCTGGGAGCAGCTGCGGGACGAGACCGAGGCGGCGGTGCGGCGTTCGCTGGCCGTGGCCAGCGAGTTCAGCGAGCAGCAGTGGGCCTCGGTCGTGGAGCTCGCCGACGACCCGCTGGAGTCGTCGTGGCAGCTCGCGGGCATCGCCCCGGTGAGCGAGCTCGACCAGATGCGGTTCCTCTCGGCCGGTTCGCTGGAAGAGCTGTTGGTCGGTGTGCGCGATCGCGCCACCGAGGCCGGCGAAGCGTTCATCGCGGGCGGCATCGCCGACGCGGACGACGAGGACTGGGACATCCTCGGCGGCTGA
- the msrA gene encoding peptide-methionine (S)-S-oxide reductase MsrA — MSAADEQSTTTERAVLAGGCFWGMEDLVRKMPGVKSTRVGYSGGDVANATYRNHGTHAEALEVVFDPSKLSFRELLEFFFQIHDPSTKNRQGNDVGLSYRSAIFYTSPEQERVARDTIADVDASGLWPGKVVTEVEPVSEFWEAEPEHQDYLERIPWGYTCHFVRPGWKLPRRAGVAEQATA; from the coding sequence ATGAGTGCAGCAGACGAGCAGAGCACGACGACCGAGCGCGCGGTGCTGGCCGGCGGATGCTTCTGGGGCATGGAAGACCTCGTCCGGAAGATGCCGGGCGTGAAGTCGACCCGCGTGGGCTACAGCGGTGGCGACGTCGCCAACGCCACCTACCGCAACCACGGCACCCACGCGGAGGCCCTCGAGGTCGTCTTCGACCCGAGCAAGCTGTCCTTCCGCGAGCTCCTGGAGTTCTTCTTCCAGATCCACGACCCGTCGACGAAGAACCGCCAGGGCAACGACGTCGGCCTGAGCTACCGCTCGGCGATCTTCTACACCTCGCCCGAGCAGGAGCGCGTCGCCCGCGACACGATCGCCGACGTCGACGCCTCAGGGCTCTGGCCCGGCAAGGTCGTCACCGAGGTCGAGCCGGTGTCCGAGTTCTGGGAGGCCGAGCCGGAGCACCAGGACTACCTGGAGCGCATTCCGTGGGGCTACACGTGCCACTTCGTGCGCCCGGGCTGGAAGCTCCCGCGCCGCGCAGGGGTCGCGGAGCAGGCCACCGCGTAA
- a CDS encoding MOSC domain-containing protein: protein MSELLALCRVEALQVDDGSIGVTAIDKRPVDEPLHVRPMGLYGDVQADRKHHGGLTKALYAYAEEDARFWQGELGREITPGLFGENLRTQGLDVNGAEIGERWRIGDALVVEVTCPRTPCGTFQRRLGEPRWVKRFADAARPGAYLKVVKSGTVQAGDPIEIVRQPGHGVTIASWFAAADEAQAVTLEQSEQSGAVVLAPEIHESIKQLRRKRTV, encoded by the coding sequence ATGTCTGAACTCCTCGCCCTCTGTCGCGTCGAAGCCCTCCAGGTGGACGACGGGTCGATCGGTGTCACCGCGATCGACAAGCGCCCGGTCGACGAGCCGCTGCACGTGCGGCCGATGGGGCTGTACGGCGACGTGCAGGCCGATCGCAAACACCACGGCGGTCTGACGAAGGCGCTCTACGCCTATGCCGAGGAGGACGCGCGGTTCTGGCAGGGCGAGCTCGGTCGGGAGATCACGCCGGGGCTGTTCGGCGAGAACCTCCGCACGCAGGGGCTCGACGTGAACGGTGCCGAGATCGGTGAACGCTGGCGGATCGGCGACGCCCTCGTCGTCGAGGTGACCTGCCCGCGGACCCCGTGCGGCACCTTCCAGCGGCGCCTGGGCGAGCCGCGGTGGGTGAAGCGCTTCGCCGACGCCGCGCGGCCCGGTGCCTACCTCAAGGTGGTCAAGAGCGGGACGGTGCAGGCGGGCGACCCGATCGAGATCGTCCGACAGCCCGGCCATGGCGTCACCATCGCCTCCTGGTTCGCCGCGGCGGACGAGGCGCAGGCCGTCACCCTCGAGCAGTCGGAGCAGTCCGGCGCCGTGGTGCTGGCGCCCGAGATCCACGAGTCGATCAAGCAGCTCCGCCGCAAGCGGACCGTCTGA
- a CDS encoding LacI family DNA-binding transcriptional regulator, with protein MTRPRDDHAPARATIIDVARVAGVSRQTVTRALNGMRDVSETTRQRVVEVAASLNYRPNRAAQHLVSGRTTTLGLVVDDLRNPYYPELAAALVQQASERGWTVLVAEVGGAANASGDRPAAADRGPDLPDAERAQLAELARQVDAVVGRNGADHGALQGAFATIPFVSLGDHRSDESEAGTNPSGAEPTLQVAGVDIDFEDGIRQALAHFVATGRRSIAMIDASAEPSGRRLAYRAFLEEHGLPWSEASETWAEDTHQGGVSAALRCRAAMPDVDAVLVFNDVMAVGVLKGLARAGVGVPEDVAVIGIDGLDLGRFVTPELTSVAVDKGDIARHSLELLDGMMSGTLPLSGPSVRRSVGVSLVIRESA; from the coding sequence ATGACCAGGCCCCGCGACGATCACGCTCCGGCGCGAGCGACGATCATCGACGTCGCCAGGGTCGCCGGGGTCTCGCGGCAGACCGTCACCCGGGCGCTCAACGGCATGCGCGATGTCAGCGAGACCACCAGGCAGCGGGTCGTCGAGGTCGCGGCCTCCCTCAACTACCGCCCGAACCGCGCCGCGCAGCACCTCGTCAGCGGTCGAACGACCACGCTCGGCCTCGTCGTCGACGACCTGCGGAACCCCTACTACCCCGAGCTCGCCGCCGCCCTGGTGCAGCAGGCGTCCGAGCGGGGTTGGACCGTGCTGGTCGCCGAGGTCGGGGGAGCGGCGAACGCATCGGGCGACCGACCCGCCGCCGCGGATCGCGGACCGGACCTCCCCGACGCGGAACGTGCGCAGCTCGCCGAACTCGCGCGGCAGGTCGACGCGGTCGTCGGACGCAACGGCGCCGACCACGGAGCACTCCAGGGCGCCTTCGCCACCATCCCGTTCGTCTCCCTCGGCGACCATCGGTCAGACGAGTCCGAGGCAGGAACGAACCCGTCCGGCGCCGAGCCGACGCTGCAGGTGGCGGGCGTCGACATCGACTTCGAGGACGGCATCCGACAGGCGCTCGCCCATTTCGTCGCGACCGGGCGCCGGTCCATCGCGATGATCGACGCCTCGGCCGAACCGTCCGGACGACGTCTCGCGTACCGAGCGTTCCTCGAGGAGCACGGCTTGCCGTGGTCGGAGGCGTCGGAGACCTGGGCGGAGGACACCCACCAGGGCGGGGTGTCGGCCGCCCTGCGGTGCCGGGCCGCGATGCCCGACGTCGATGCCGTGCTCGTCTTCAACGACGTCATGGCCGTCGGCGTGCTCAAGGGACTCGCCCGTGCCGGGGTCGGCGTGCCGGAGGACGTCGCCGTCATCGGCATCGACGGACTCGACCTCGGTCGCTTCGTCACCCCGGAGCTGACGAGCGTGGCCGTCGACAAGGGCGACATCGCACGGCACAGTCTCGAACTGCTCGACGGCATGATGTCCGGCACGCTCCCGCTCTCGGGACCGTCCGTCCGACGCTCGGTCGGTGTCTCACTTGTCATCCGCGAGTCCGCCTGA
- a CDS encoding aldo/keto reductase: MEHVAWGIIGPGTIAERFATELHASRTGRLAAVASRDASRAEEFGERFGDGTAPVRGYGSVAELLADPGVDAVYIATPHTEHVRLVIEAAEAGKHIVSEKPLSVNRAGAMLAIEAARRAGVYLAEAFMYRFHPQTAKLVELVSSGAIGDVQHIEASFAFAADLPADHRLMNPELAGGGILDVGGYPVSISRLIAGAAVGAPFADPTEVTGNGTIGSTGVDEWASASLVFPSGITAHVTSGVRLQDDNRVVVTGSTGQIIVSDPWLPSVEDGSTIEVRTISGTESIHIPGAPQYAIQADAVATFADAGQAPQMRWADSLGNLATLDRWREAIGLEYPFESIDTDIPTGSGRPLAVRAELPMPTGRIAGIDHDISRLVMGVDNQQTLSHASAMFDDFFERGGNAFDTAWLYGDGLQEQLLGRWLANRGLRDDVVVIGKGAHTPFCDPESISRQLFESLDRLGTDHLDLYLMHRDNVEVPVGEFVDVLNEHAEAGRIRAFGGSNWTIDRFEEANAYAAANGKRGFAALSNHFGLARALDVPWAGCVEVTDPTSRAWLEETKTPLLPWSSQARGFFTGRAEPEDLSDPDLVRCYYSDDNFERLARARQLGSELGVAPTAIALAYVLAQDFPTFALIGPRSIEETRSSTDALSLKLTAEQVAWLDLRV; the protein is encoded by the coding sequence ATGGAACACGTCGCTTGGGGAATCATCGGCCCAGGAACGATCGCCGAACGGTTCGCGACCGAGCTGCACGCCAGTCGCACCGGTCGACTCGCCGCCGTCGCCAGTCGTGACGCGTCGCGTGCCGAAGAGTTCGGCGAGCGCTTCGGCGACGGCACGGCTCCCGTCCGCGGGTACGGCTCGGTCGCCGAGTTGCTGGCCGACCCCGGCGTCGACGCGGTCTACATCGCGACCCCGCACACGGAGCACGTCCGGCTGGTGATCGAAGCGGCGGAAGCCGGCAAGCACATCGTCAGCGAGAAGCCGCTCTCGGTGAACCGCGCCGGTGCGATGCTCGCGATCGAGGCCGCCCGCCGTGCCGGCGTGTACCTCGCCGAGGCGTTCATGTACCGCTTCCACCCGCAGACCGCGAAGCTCGTCGAGCTCGTGTCGTCGGGTGCCATCGGCGACGTCCAGCACATCGAGGCGTCGTTCGCGTTCGCCGCAGACCTGCCCGCCGATCACCGACTCATGAACCCGGAGCTGGCGGGCGGCGGCATCCTCGACGTCGGCGGCTACCCCGTCTCCATCTCGCGGCTCATCGCGGGTGCTGCCGTGGGTGCGCCGTTCGCCGACCCGACGGAGGTCACCGGGAACGGCACCATCGGTTCGACCGGCGTCGACGAGTGGGCCAGCGCCTCGCTCGTCTTCCCGTCGGGCATCACGGCGCACGTCACGAGCGGCGTCCGCCTGCAGGACGACAACCGCGTGGTCGTCACGGGGTCCACCGGGCAGATCATCGTGTCGGACCCGTGGCTGCCGTCGGTCGAGGACGGTTCGACGATCGAGGTCCGCACCATCTCGGGCACCGAGTCGATCCACATCCCCGGGGCGCCGCAGTACGCGATCCAGGCCGATGCGGTCGCGACGTTCGCCGACGCGGGCCAGGCGCCGCAGATGCGTTGGGCGGACTCGCTCGGCAACCTCGCGACCCTCGACCGGTGGCGTGAGGCGATCGGCCTCGAGTACCCGTTCGAGTCGATCGACACCGACATCCCGACCGGTTCCGGTCGGCCGCTCGCCGTGCGCGCCGAGCTCCCGATGCCGACCGGTCGCATCGCGGGCATCGACCACGACATCTCGCGGCTCGTGATGGGTGTCGACAACCAGCAGACCCTGTCGCACGCGTCGGCGATGTTCGACGACTTCTTCGAGCGCGGCGGCAACGCCTTCGACACGGCCTGGCTGTACGGCGACGGGCTCCAGGAGCAGCTGCTCGGACGCTGGCTCGCCAACCGGGGTCTCCGCGACGACGTCGTGGTGATCGGCAAGGGTGCGCACACACCGTTCTGCGACCCGGAGTCGATCTCCCGGCAGCTGTTCGAGAGCCTCGACCGTCTCGGCACCGACCACCTCGACCTGTACCTCATGCACCGCGACAACGTGGAGGTGCCGGTGGGCGAGTTCGTCGACGTGCTGAACGAGCACGCCGAGGCCGGTCGCATCCGTGCGTTCGGTGGCTCCAACTGGACGATCGACCGGTTCGAGGAGGCGAACGCCTATGCGGCGGCCAACGGGAAGCGGGGGTTCGCGGCGCTGAGCAACCACTTCGGTCTCGCCCGCGCGCTCGACGTGCCGTGGGCCGGGTGTGTGGAGGTGACGGATCCGACGAGCCGGGCGTGGCTCGAGGAGACGAAGACGCCGCTGCTGCCGTGGTCGTCGCAAGCGCGCGGCTTCTTCACCGGGCGTGCCGAGCCCGAGGACCTGTCGGACCCGGACCTCGTGCGCTGCTACTACAGCGACGACAACTTCGAGCGGCTGGCCCGTGCGCGTCAGCTCGGCTCGGAGCTGGGGGTCGCGCCGACGGCGATCGCCCTGGCGTACGTCCTGGCGCAGGACTTCCCGACCTTCGCCCTCATCGGGCCGCGGTCCATCGAGGAGACCCGTTCGTCGACCGACGCCCTCTCCCTGAAGCTGACCGCGGAGCAGGTCGCCTGGCTCGACCTCCGGGTCTGA
- a CDS encoding ABC transporter permease, with product MSVDTRTQSSATTGVSVPKAGSVGPGGGDDQRPGGPLSRLTVRGLGAAVPQALAPAVLAVLLIVFAVLSPSFLTADNLLGVLNQNALLLLAAVAMTVVVRAGGIDLSIGVAIDLAALTASALLADDYVAWVAIVGGLVVGLLVGAVNAFLIVVLRIRPFLATLSVWFIGGGVQQVATDGGSPIYLSRSSVPDEFAWLGAGTVLGVAAPIVVAVLVLIIVWAALERSRWGRVLTAAGEQPTATRISGRLAGTSMATAFIFAAGIAAIAGLILASRSQGFVANSGQLYVLDSIGAVFIGTTLSRTGRPNLFGTLVGVLIFALLTNGMNLIGLSFYWQGLARGVVLILILLLGVLLARDRTRKPLT from the coding sequence ATGAGTGTCGACACGCGCACGCAGTCCTCCGCCACCACCGGCGTCTCCGTCCCGAAGGCCGGGTCGGTTGGACCGGGAGGCGGCGATGACCAGCGTCCCGGCGGCCCGCTCTCGAGGCTGACGGTCCGTGGCCTCGGTGCCGCGGTCCCGCAGGCGCTCGCCCCCGCCGTGCTGGCCGTGCTGCTCATCGTGTTCGCGGTGCTGTCGCCGTCGTTCCTGACCGCCGACAACCTCCTTGGCGTGCTCAACCAGAACGCGCTCCTCCTGCTCGCGGCCGTCGCGATGACGGTCGTCGTCCGCGCCGGTGGCATCGACCTCTCCATCGGTGTCGCCATCGACCTCGCGGCGCTCACCGCGTCGGCGCTCCTGGCCGACGACTACGTGGCCTGGGTGGCGATCGTCGGCGGTCTGGTCGTCGGCCTGCTCGTCGGGGCCGTGAACGCGTTCCTCATCGTGGTGCTGCGCATCCGACCGTTCCTCGCGACGCTGAGCGTCTGGTTCATCGGTGGTGGCGTGCAGCAGGTCGCGACCGACGGCGGGTCGCCCATCTACCTGTCGCGCAGCAGCGTGCCGGACGAGTTCGCGTGGCTGGGTGCCGGAACCGTACTCGGTGTCGCGGCGCCGATCGTCGTCGCCGTGCTCGTGCTGATCATCGTCTGGGCTGCGCTCGAACGGAGTCGCTGGGGTCGGGTGCTGACCGCGGCGGGTGAGCAGCCGACTGCGACCCGGATCTCCGGTCGGCTGGCGGGGACGTCGATGGCGACCGCCTTCATCTTCGCCGCCGGGATCGCGGCCATCGCCGGGCTGATCCTGGCCTCGCGGAGCCAGGGCTTCGTCGCGAACAGCGGGCAGCTCTACGTGCTCGACTCCATCGGTGCGGTGTTCATCGGGACGACGCTGAGTCGGACGGGGCGGCCGAACCTCTTCGGGACGCTCGTCGGCGTGCTCATCTTCGCGCTGCTGACGAACGGGATGAACCTCATCGGGCTGTCCTTTTACTGGCAGGGTCTCGCCCGCGGTGTCGTCCTTATCCTGATCCTGCTCCTCGGTGTCCTCCTGGCGCGTGACCGCACCCGCAAACCCCTCACCTGA
- a CDS encoding ABC transporter permease has protein sequence MTALSAPPVAPGQAPSAAAESATKRRRPVSRLGLIGYAIVVIEVVVFAVASPGFLDPANLATILTQSAVYAIAAFGLSIVVVTGGEDVVRGGIDLSIGAVLGFSGALVAVLLQAELGLPLALLIGLGAAAVIGLVNGLVVVAGIRPLLVTLAMMSIVTSLTIVITNNVKVPVSDAGLVWLRSGHVVGVPAAVVVLLFVFAVAAFTTGRTSWGVKNAAVGQNPTAARVAGIAVNRHIVVSYVLAAVLAGIAGVLMTSRLSAALPGIGEQSLIDILLATFLSIAFSRRLVVTITGTLFSAVFVAILTNGFSQLGVPSQWIGITKGVLILLVLAVAAIRERSVKR, from the coding sequence ATGACCGCCCTCTCCGCTCCACCCGTCGCGCCCGGCCAGGCGCCGTCGGCCGCAGCCGAGTCCGCGACCAAACGCCGTCGCCCGGTCTCCCGGTTGGGACTCATCGGCTACGCGATCGTCGTCATCGAGGTCGTCGTCTTCGCGGTCGCCTCGCCCGGCTTCCTCGACCCGGCCAACCTCGCGACGATCCTCACCCAGTCGGCGGTCTACGCGATCGCGGCCTTCGGACTGTCCATCGTCGTCGTCACGGGCGGTGAGGACGTCGTCCGCGGCGGCATCGACCTCTCCATCGGCGCCGTCCTCGGCTTCTCCGGTGCCCTCGTCGCGGTGCTCCTGCAGGCCGAGCTCGGTCTGCCGCTCGCGCTGCTCATCGGGCTCGGAGCCGCGGCGGTCATCGGGCTCGTGAACGGTCTCGTCGTTGTCGCCGGGATCCGCCCGCTCCTCGTCACCCTCGCGATGATGAGCATCGTCACGAGTCTCACCATCGTCATCACGAACAACGTGAAGGTGCCGGTCTCCGACGCCGGGCTGGTCTGGTTGCGGAGTGGACACGTCGTCGGTGTCCCTGCCGCGGTCGTCGTGCTCCTGTTCGTCTTCGCGGTCGCCGCCTTCACCACCGGGCGCACCAGCTGGGGCGTGAAGAACGCCGCGGTCGGGCAGAATCCGACGGCCGCCCGGGTGGCCGGGATCGCCGTCAACCGCCACATCGTCGTCAGCTACGTCCTCGCGGCGGTCCTCGCCGGGATCGCGGGCGTCCTCATGACCAGTCGGTTGTCCGCTGCCCTGCCGGGGATCGGCGAGCAGTCGCTCATCGACATCCTCCTCGCGACGTTCCTGTCCATCGCGTTCTCCCGTCGGCTCGTCGTCACGATCACGGGGACTCTGTTCAGTGCCGTGTTCGTCGCGATCCTCACCAATGGCTTCAGCCAGCTCGGCGTCCCGAGCCAGTGGATCGGCATCACCAAGGGTGTGTTGATCCTGCTGGTCCTCGCGGTCGCCGCGATCCGCGAACGGAGCGTCAAGCGATGA
- a CDS encoding sugar ABC transporter ATP-binding protein, which translates to MTHDTSIDESTAQRSLGGRPGAATTEASAPAVSMRGIAKDFGGVRVLDDVDLEVHPGEVVALVGENGAGKSTLIKILTGLYTASEGTIEIDGEPVVIRNPGDAERLGVRVIHQDRHLAGRLTVAEQLFLGSRSAFLTGRQLDRRAERELLDLVGLDVPGKTLVDELSVAEQQLLQLAIATITRPRVLVLDEPTAPLAAGDVERLFRIVRTLQSQGVAVIYISHYLQEVRDIASRVVVLRNGERVGALDLADPDATLDAIVQLMVGRSVEEFGDRERIVADAVAEPVLAIDGLTVPERLHGVSIAVRPGEIVGVTGLVGSGLEELADAVTGLRAHGGTVRLGRATIRSPRAFVRAGGAYVPANRHRDGILNRQSVRENLTLAALDRITGLGGILRGRREREIAADLVARLDVRPANDTAVAGSLSGGNQQKVVLGRWLAAGSTVFVLDQPTSGVDIGSRQQIYAEIDALVAQGAGVLLVSVDLEELIGLADRVLVLYRGTIRTELPRSQATADTILAWSTGAAEVASTPPAPSVPPVPELAEGPTSSTQADPPRSAPSADPGGGTLPTRGASA; encoded by the coding sequence ATGACGCACGACACCTCGATCGACGAGTCGACCGCCCAGCGCTCGCTGGGCGGTCGGCCCGGTGCAGCCACGACCGAAGCCTCGGCTCCCGCCGTGAGTATGCGTGGCATCGCGAAGGACTTCGGCGGCGTCCGGGTGCTGGACGACGTCGACCTCGAGGTGCACCCCGGCGAGGTCGTCGCGCTCGTGGGCGAGAACGGCGCGGGCAAGTCGACGCTCATCAAGATCCTCACCGGCCTCTACACGGCGAGCGAGGGCACCATCGAGATCGACGGTGAACCGGTCGTCATCCGCAACCCGGGCGACGCCGAACGCCTCGGTGTCCGCGTCATCCACCAGGACCGCCACCTGGCCGGTCGCCTCACGGTCGCGGAGCAGCTGTTCCTCGGCTCGCGCTCCGCGTTCCTCACCGGCCGGCAGCTCGACCGGCGCGCCGAGCGGGAGCTGCTCGACCTCGTCGGGCTGGACGTGCCGGGCAAGACCCTCGTCGACGAGCTGAGCGTCGCCGAGCAGCAACTCCTGCAGCTCGCGATCGCGACGATCACGCGACCACGGGTCCTCGTGCTCGACGAACCCACCGCACCGCTCGCCGCCGGCGACGTGGAGCGGCTGTTCCGCATCGTCCGGACCCTGCAGAGCCAGGGCGTCGCCGTCATCTACATCTCCCACTACCTGCAGGAGGTGCGCGACATCGCGTCCCGCGTCGTGGTCCTCCGGAACGGTGAACGCGTCGGTGCCCTCGACCTCGCCGATCCCGACGCGACCCTCGACGCCATCGTCCAGCTCATGGTGGGGCGGAGCGTCGAGGAGTTCGGCGACCGGGAACGGATCGTCGCCGACGCCGTCGCCGAACCGGTCCTCGCGATCGATGGCCTGACGGTCCCCGAACGGCTGCACGGCGTCTCGATCGCCGTCCGTCCGGGCGAGATCGTGGGCGTCACGGGTCTCGTCGGCTCGGGCCTCGAGGAACTGGCCGACGCGGTCACCGGCTTGCGCGCGCACGGCGGAACCGTGCGGCTCGGCCGGGCGACGATCCGCTCGCCGAGGGCCTTCGTCCGGGCGGGTGGGGCGTACGTCCCGGCCAACCGCCACCGCGACGGCATCCTGAACCGTCAGTCCGTCCGCGAGAACCTCACCCTCGCCGCGCTCGACCGCATCACCGGGCTCGGCGGGATCCTGCGTGGTCGACGCGAGCGGGAGATCGCCGCCGACCTCGTCGCGAGGCTCGACGTCCGGCCCGCGAACGACACCGCGGTGGCCGGGAGCCTCTCCGGCGGCAACCAGCAGAAGGTCGTGCTCGGTCGATGGCTCGCGGCCGGATCGACGGTGTTCGTGCTCGACCAGCCGACCTCCGGCGTCGACATCGGGTCGCGTCAACAGATCTACGCGGAGATCGACGCGCTCGTCGCGCAGGGCGCCGGCGTCCTGCTCGTGAGCGTCGACCTCGAGGAACTGATCGGCCTCGCCGACCGCGTCCTCGTGCTGTACCGCGGGACGATCCGGACCGAGCTGCCCCGATCGCAGGCGACCGCCGACACGATCCTCGCCTGGTCGACGGGCGCCGCCGAGGTCGCGTCAACGCCGCCGGCCCCCTCGGTCCCGCCGGTCCCTGAGCTTGCCGAAGGGCCCACGTCGTCGACGCAGGCTGATCCCCCGAGGTCTGCCCCGTCGGCAGACCCTGGAGGCGGCACACTGCCCACCCGAGGAGCTTCCGCATGA